In one window of Bacillus marinisedimentorum DNA:
- a CDS encoding VOC family protein has product MKSPIKNQAGAVFIHVSGMERAIAFYSRLLGLPIREAAHEGNIYDSPVQGGSQIILDSHHRAAPSTDNLPLLFFDTDDLQSSYAFIVEEGIEVAGEIEIHDDISFCTFRDPDGNVLMVCEDKRNAPS; this is encoded by the coding sequence ATGAAAAGTCCAATTAAAAACCAGGCCGGGGCCGTTTTCATTCATGTATCCGGGATGGAACGCGCCATCGCCTTTTACAGCAGGCTCCTCGGCCTGCCTATCCGTGAGGCCGCACATGAAGGCAACATTTATGATTCGCCGGTGCAGGGCGGAAGCCAAATCATCCTCGACAGCCATCATCGGGCTGCTCCTTCCACAGACAACCTGCCGCTGCTGTTTTTTGACACAGATGACCTCCAGTCTTCTTATGCCTTTATTGTTGAAGAAGGAATTGAAGTTGCAGGTGAAATTGAGATTCATGACGACATATCTTTTTGCACATTCAGGGACCCTGATGGGAATGTACTGATGGTGTGTGAAGATAAACGGAATGCGCCTTCCTGA